In Spirosoma pollinicola, the genomic window GGGGTATCGGCCAATACCCGCACCTTTGCCCGCCAACCCACCCGAAAAGCAGCCCAAACTTCGGACGAGTTTTGCCCATTTACCTCAACTGTGTTATGGGCAGATGTACTCCGCTCTATGTCCCGACGCGGTCCGGGCTGATAGGTCGAGGTACCAGTATCCATAAGTAGCGGAGAGTTATCCACATATAGCACGAAAGAAAACGTATCGGCATGTGCGTGCCCTGGTTGGTGGTCGGGGCCAATTGGGCCTACATCCGCAACCAACTCGTATCGACTCCGGCGAAACATCCGATAGCCACTCTCGTTTAGTTCTGTTATCGAAGGAGGGTTGTGTTTGTTACCAAGGACACGTTCGGATTTTGCCTGTAGTTGGGCCGTTGTGGGCGCAATGCTCCAGGCAGCGTCGTTTACCATCGGAATATCGCCATTGGAAAACGTGGTGGCGTTTAACCAAATGAGCATTTTATGAGCTTTATCAATCAGAAAATCAACGAACGTCAACTCGGTATGCCATTCATCATGGCGCAAAGCCAGCAGCACCGTTAGCAGCCGGTCGAGTAGCAGTTGATGGTACATCGGGCTTCGCTCATCGTGCCCGCCATCGGCCAAAATCTGCGTTTGTAATTCGGTGCCGATAAGGTGCGTGGCCATTTTCAGCCACTTTCTATGCCGAAAATAAAGGCTCCCGATAAGCAGGGCATAGCCGTTTTCGAGCAAATGATTACCGGCAATGTGATACTCCAACCGACGACTCAACAAATCAATCTGAGCAAATAAATGCCGATTGATCGCTTGATTCTGTATCTGATTACGACTCAAAAACTGTACCCAATTCATAATCCGTAATGACGTCGGGTAAGGCTCCAGGCCATCCCGCAGAGAGGCCGTTTGAGCAATAAAATCCTGAATAAGTACCAGACCCGTTGCAGGGTTTAAAGCCGGTTGGTTCAGAAAATCAAAATAGTTGAGGTTATATGTCCAGAGCTTGCCATAGTCGCCTAAGCCCTCATTTATGTAATTCCAGTCGATGGGGCCAGCGTTGGGTGAATACGACTTATTTAGGAATACAAACGTTCCGGACTGCCACGACACGGGTTTATCGGCGTCAGCAACCGTCAGGAAATGAGCAATTGGCACTATAGTAGGCAAGCGAAGGCGAGGCCTACCACGCAGCCGAGCTATTAACTGGAAGATCAGTTGGCGCATGGTCAACTGCGTCAGGGTTCGCCAGAACATGCCGATTTTACGCATTATCGTCAACAGCAGTCGGTTCTGTCTTCGTCATACCCACACTGGCTACGTCAACAAATCGGCTCTCCCGCAGGCTTTGCAAAGCGGCAAACATGGTTTGAGTCGTGTTGATGATCTCGGCAAACGAAATCAATGCCTGCGCCAGCTTTTGTGATTCATTGGTGTCACTTTGTCCAGACCGTACCACTTCAATTAATCGCTTCATTTGCTCGACATGGCCTTTATCTTGCCGTCCCCACTTCCATGAAAACCGCCGAAATCCATAACCTGTCAGTCTTCTAAAGTTGTTCAGCACCAGCGTTCGCTCCTGCGAGTACACCTCCACCCGCTCTTTGGGATAGGCTTTATTGCCATTACTAAAGTAATTGATAGCAGCAGTCGAGCCGTTTTCATACCGTAACAGAAGCGATGCCGAATCGCTGGTTTCCGTTGGTTGACGGCCCATCGCATTCAGGCATACACTCAGTACCCGGCTACCCGTCAGGAACGTAGCCAGATCTACAAAGTGGCAGGCTTCGCCCAAGAGCCGACCACCACCAGTGGTTCGGTCGTGCAGCCATGAAGCAGCCGGAACAGCCCCGGCGTTGACCGTTATCACTATGTTCATTGGCAAATCACCCGACCGTTCGCCACCCAATAACGACTTCATCTTTTGGGCAAAAGGCGAAAACCGTCGGTTGAAACCCACCATCACGATCCGCTTCGATTTTCTGTACTGGTCAATCAACGGCAGTAGTTCATGCTCATGAATTGCCAGCGGTTTTTCTACGAATACGTGCTTTCCCGCCTGTAGGGCTTCGATGGTCAGGCGGGCGTGGCTGTCGTGCCGGGTCGTAATGACGCACAGGTCAATGACCGGATCGTCCAGAATATGCCGGTAGTCTGTTGTACTTTGCGAGATACCAAATTTCCGGGCCAGCACCGTTGCGTTCAGCCCACCACTACCGGCAATAATTTTCGGTATAACACCCACCGTTTTCAAGGCAGGTAGCAGTATCGAACTGGTAAAATTTCCCGCGCCAATTATCCCGATAGTACCCGAACGGATTTCGTACGTATGCTCTTGCAGAATAAGCACCGGACTCAGGTCT contains:
- a CDS encoding alginate lyase family protein, encoding MRKIGMFWRTLTQLTMRQLIFQLIARLRGRPRLRLPTIVPIAHFLTVADADKPVSWQSGTFVFLNKSYSPNAGPIDWNYINEGLGDYGKLWTYNLNYFDFLNQPALNPATGLVLIQDFIAQTASLRDGLEPYPTSLRIMNWVQFLSRNQIQNQAINRHLFAQIDLLSRRLEYHIAGNHLLENGYALLIGSLYFRHRKWLKMATHLIGTELQTQILADGGHDERSPMYHQLLLDRLLTVLLALRHDEWHTELTFVDFLIDKAHKMLIWLNATTFSNGDIPMVNDAAWSIAPTTAQLQAKSERVLGNKHNPPSITELNESGYRMFRRSRYELVADVGPIGPDHQPGHAHADTFSFVLYVDNSPLLMDTGTSTYQPGPRRDIERSTSAHNTVEVNGQNSSEVWAAFRVGWRAKVRVLADTPTELKARHDGYGHIGVVHERAWLLEQTHLIITDRLIRCRDKANLCGMARFHFHPDVQVQVSDDIVITGPVQLSFSSGSKPNLSVTRYNMAEGFNQLRTGQCLEIQFTTSLETRIHFIELSLK
- a CDS encoding Gfo/Idh/MocA family protein; the protein is MASLLIYSEQVDLSPVLILQEHTYEIRSGTIGIIGAGNFTSSILLPALKTVGVIPKIIAGSGGLNATVLARKFGISQSTTDYRHILDDPVIDLCVITTRHDSHARLTIEALQAGKHVFVEKPLAIHEHELLPLIDQYRKSKRIVMVGFNRRFSPFAQKMKSLLGGERSGDLPMNIVITVNAGAVPAASWLHDRTTGGGRLLGEACHFVDLATFLTGSRVLSVCLNAMGRQPTETSDSASLLLRYENGSTAAINYFSNGNKAYPKERVEVYSQERTLVLNNFRRLTGYGFRRFSWKWGRQDKGHVEQMKRLIEVVRSGQSDTNESQKLAQALISFAEIINTTQTMFAALQSLRESRFVDVASVGMTKTEPTAVDDNA